Genomic segment of Sphingomonas sp. KRR8:
GGCAGCGGCGTCGTCGGCGATATGCTCGATCACGTCGAATGAGCCGATCAGGTCGAAGCTGTGCTCCGGAACCCCGTCGAGTGTCGGCAGCGGGGCGGAGCCGACGGCCCGGCCGAGGCGCTGTTCGGCCATCGAGCGGGCGGCGGGATCGACCTCGATCGCTTCCACCCGCCCGAAGGCGGAGAGCATCGGCAGATTGTGGCCGGTGCCACAGCCGATCTCGAGGATCCGGGCGTCGCTGGACGGCTGGACGGTGCGGCGGATCAGCGCGTCGAGCACCACTCGGCGGGCGCGATACCACCAGTGCTGCTGGTCGAGCTCGGCCATGCGGTCGTAGACGATGCGTTCCATCAGGCGAACACCCACAGGCGGTTGAGGAAGAAGGTGGCGAACGGCGTGATCAGCACTGCCGGGACCAGCGGCCACCAGGTGGGGCCGTGGAGCAGGTCGGTGGCAATGAAGGTGAAGGCCGCATTGAGCAGGAAGCCGAAGGTCTGCACGCCAAAGAACTGCACCTTGGTCTTGTGGTCCTCGGTCTTGCCATGACCCTTGAAGCTCCACCGGCTGTGCAGGAAGAAGCCTACGGTGACCGCGACGATGAAGGCGATAATGACGGCGAACACCGGCCACATCACGTAGGTGGCGAGCGGCCAGTAGATGGCGGCATACAGCAAGGTCAGGCCGATGCCGACCACGC
This window contains:
- a CDS encoding GtrA family protein, whose product is MISNLAPHHRDTIGQLFRFGVVGIGLTLLYAAIYWPLATYVMWPVFAVIIAFIVAVTVGFFLHSRWSFKGHGKTEDHKTKVQFFGVQTFGFLLNAAFTFIATDLLHGPTWWPLVPAVLITPFATFFLNRLWVFA